A DNA window from Bubalus bubalis isolate 160015118507 breed Murrah chromosome 20, NDDB_SH_1, whole genome shotgun sequence contains the following coding sequences:
- the MESP2 gene encoding mesoderm posterior protein 2 yields MAQSPPLQSLLGHDHWIFPQGWGWVGHSDSTSPASSSSDSSGSCPCDRSSRPSQPVPAARGAAEAASTAPSRVRTRPAGGQRQSASEREKLRMRTLARALQELRRFLPPSVAPAGQSLTKIETLRLAIRYIGHLSAVLGLSEDSLQRRRLQRSDAAPPRGCALCPDGGPAEAPRQGCCCSGSAAGAAVSCRSPPVCPEALAAPERLGSRVPDMGPWLTPPYCPGMQSPPQLSQGRAPDAALWTSPQACCGTQTPPEPRNQPTPWTSPPASLELAAVYQVRAQALATSLGVVPRLRLETEGGISVSPESCLLPETPPLLPRPACQRLQPQTQWGCWSHTAEVLPNSEDQGPGPALQLSDESPPQNSGLPLSGCPEFWQEDLAETHLGMFY; encoded by the exons ATGGCCCAGTCCCCTCCTCTGCAGAGCCTCCTCGGCCACGACCACTGGATCTTCcctcagggctggggctgggttgGCCACTCGGATTCCACGTCCccggcctcctcctcctcggACTCGTCGGGCTCATGCCCCTGCGACCGCTCCAGCAGGCCCTCGCAGCCCGTGCCCGCAGCCCGCGGCGCCGCAGAAGCCGCCTCGACGGCGCCCAGCCGAGTGCGCACCCGGCCGGCAGGCGGGCAGCGGCAGAGCGCCAGCGAGCGCGAGAAGCTGCGCATGCGCACGCTTGCCCGCGCCCTCCAAGAGCTGCGCCGCTTTCTGCCTCCTTCCGTGGCGCCCGCCGGCCAGAGCCTGACCAAGATCGAGACGCTGCGCTTGGCTATCCGCTATATCGGACACCTGTCGGCCGTGCTGGGCCTCAGCGAGGACAGCCTGCAGCGCCGGCGCCTGCAGCGCAGTGACGCGGCGCCCCCTCGGGGCTGCGCGCTGTGCCCCGACGGCGGCCCCGCGGAGGCGCCGAGGCAAGGATGCTGCTGCTCCGGCTCAGCCGCTGGTGCCGCGGTGTCCTGCAGGTCCCCGCCCGTCTGCCCCGAGGCCCTAGCGGCGCCCGAGCGCCTGGGGAGCAGGGTCCCCGACATGGGACCCTGGCTGACACCCCCTTACTGCCCCGGGATGCAGTCTCCCCCGCAGCTCTCTCAAGGAAGAGCCCCTGATGCGGCCCTTTGGACGTCGCCTCAAGCCTGTTGTGGAACGCAGACACCCCCAGAGCCCCGGAACCAGCCCACGCCCTGGACATCGCCCCCCGCGTCTCTGGAGCTGGCTGCAGTGTACCAGGTGCGCGCTCAGGCTCTCGCCACTTCCCTCGGAGTGGTCCCCAGACTTCGACTGGAAACGGAAGGG GGTATCTCTGTGTCTCCGGAGTCCTGTCTGTTGCCAGAAACCCCTCCTCTCTTGCCCCGCCCAGCCTGCCAGCGACTCCAGCCTCAGACCCAGTGGGGATGCTGGAGCCACACTGCAGAGGTGCTGCCCAACTCggaggaccagggaccaggccctgccctccagcTCAGTGATGAAAGCCCTCCCCAGAACTCAGGCCTTCCGCTCAGCGGCTGCCCTGAATTTTGGCAAGAAGATTTGGCGGAGACGCACCTGGGCATGTTCTACTAA